Proteins encoded within one genomic window of Streptomyces sp. NBC_01314:
- a CDS encoding family 78 glycoside hydrolase catalytic domain produces the protein MVGGTAVLPGSVSPAASASDSSFSIKALTTNGRVNPLGIGDEDPVFGWQSTSDRRATSQKAYEIQVGRTPGSADVWSSGKVASDRQVGVRYGGPDLKPATRYYWRVRAWDDRKTASAWSAHASFETGLLDSGDWDDAQWITRPAAPSELDKWTDYVATVDFKIDSNAFGMFLRASDASNGYMWQFNVTGPTPMLRLHQQVKGNYSVVQEIDLAPYGFTNASLLAGRHTVRYDVVGTTIKTTLDGKLVNTFTDATFSKGYIGFRTHGCCGERGTVYDAVVTGTDGGTLLDTDFAADQNPFTGGEIVDSALVVSGTTDALGGPAVRPLPLLRKGFATKAGKKVASARVYASALGVYELEINGKPVGDQVLAPGWTNYHKRIQSQTYDVTKLLARGPNAIGASLANGWWAGKVGLGWSHQYGDAPALVAKLRITYTDGSIQWIATDGSWKSADGPYVKADLQDGETYDARLKPSGWSRPGFDDAKWEPAASLEPRTALLVPQSDEPVRRTQVLKARKMTEPTTGTYVYDLGQNMVGVSRLALTGSAGQTVKIRYAEVLNKNGTLYTDNFRTARVTDRYVFAKTGTVTYEPTFTQHGFRYIEITGVSKAPALSDVKGVVWGSDLPSTGALKTSDTMLNQLVSNISWSQRGNFLSIPTDTPARDERLGWTGDISLFAPTANYLVDTRAFLSHWMADVRNSQYANGDLPAVVPTPQGQFGDSGVGWSDVMITVPYSVWRSYDDTRILRENYPAMQKFFQFVRDSAGADLLEPGRTTFFTNDWLHLDDPTEQGILGTAYYAENARMMAEIAKALGDDAGASDYSKLSADIRDAFTKAYVAADGTVKRNSQTGYAMALGMDLVSDPALVEKVGEKFVAKLALTDNHLRTGFIGTPLLLPALSKIGRDDLAYKMLLHKDYPSWGYEVANGATTMWERWNSIMPNGDFGPVDMNSFNHYAYGAVGDWMFQNIGGLSAIEPGYKRSRIAPMPGGNLTKGSGSLATVYGPLSSKWSTRNGTLDLKVSVPVNTVAEVHVPSKTREAVTEGGRPAAAAKGVRFLRMENGAAVFEVGSGSYRFGVRGGDTKEATG, from the coding sequence GTGGTCGGAGGCACGGCGGTCCTACCCGGCTCCGTCTCCCCCGCCGCGTCGGCCTCGGACTCGTCGTTCTCCATAAAGGCGCTGACCACCAACGGCCGGGTGAACCCGCTGGGCATCGGAGATGAGGACCCGGTCTTCGGCTGGCAGTCGACGTCGGACCGGCGGGCAACCTCGCAGAAGGCCTACGAGATCCAAGTCGGACGCACGCCGGGGTCGGCCGATGTGTGGTCGTCCGGCAAGGTGGCGTCCGACCGCCAGGTCGGTGTCCGGTACGGCGGTCCCGATCTGAAGCCGGCCACACGGTACTACTGGCGGGTGCGGGCCTGGGACGACAGGAAGACCGCGAGCGCGTGGAGCGCGCACGCGTCCTTCGAGACAGGCCTGCTGGACTCCGGCGACTGGGACGACGCCCAGTGGATCACTCGTCCCGCGGCTCCGAGCGAGCTGGACAAGTGGACCGACTACGTCGCCACGGTCGACTTCAAGATCGACAGCAATGCCTTCGGCATGTTCCTGCGGGCCTCCGACGCGAGCAACGGTTACATGTGGCAGTTCAACGTCACGGGCCCGACCCCCATGCTGAGACTGCACCAGCAGGTCAAGGGCAACTACAGCGTGGTGCAGGAAATAGACCTCGCGCCCTACGGTTTCACCAACGCCAGTCTCCTCGCCGGCCGGCACACCGTCCGCTACGACGTGGTGGGCACCACCATCAAGACGACTCTCGACGGCAAGCTGGTCAACACCTTCACGGACGCCACGTTCAGCAAGGGCTACATCGGTTTCCGCACCCACGGATGCTGCGGCGAACGGGGAACCGTCTACGACGCCGTCGTGACCGGCACCGACGGCGGCACGCTGCTCGACACCGACTTCGCCGCCGACCAGAACCCGTTCACCGGCGGTGAGATCGTCGACTCCGCCCTCGTGGTCTCCGGCACCACGGACGCCCTCGGCGGGCCCGCGGTCCGGCCGCTGCCACTGCTGCGAAAGGGCTTCGCGACCAAGGCCGGCAAGAAGGTCGCCTCCGCACGCGTCTACGCCTCGGCGCTCGGCGTCTACGAGCTGGAGATCAACGGCAAGCCGGTCGGCGACCAGGTACTCGCCCCGGGCTGGACGAACTACCACAAGCGCATCCAGTCCCAGACCTACGACGTGACGAAGTTGCTCGCCCGCGGCCCGAACGCGATCGGCGCATCCCTGGCGAACGGCTGGTGGGCCGGCAAGGTCGGACTCGGCTGGAGCCACCAGTACGGGGACGCCCCCGCTCTCGTGGCGAAGCTGCGCATCACCTACACCGACGGCTCCATCCAGTGGATCGCCACGGACGGTTCGTGGAAGTCGGCGGACGGCCCCTACGTCAAGGCCGACCTGCAGGACGGCGAGACCTACGACGCCCGTCTGAAGCCGTCGGGCTGGAGCCGGCCCGGATTCGACGACGCGAAGTGGGAGCCCGCCGCGAGCCTGGAACCCCGCACCGCCCTGCTGGTCCCGCAGAGCGACGAGCCGGTCCGCCGGACCCAGGTCCTCAAGGCCCGCAAGATGACCGAGCCCACCACCGGAACCTACGTCTACGACCTCGGTCAGAACATGGTCGGCGTGTCCCGGCTGGCCCTCACCGGATCCGCCGGCCAGACCGTCAAGATCCGCTACGCGGAGGTGCTCAACAAGAACGGCACCCTCTACACCGACAACTTCCGCACCGCCCGGGTCACCGACCGCTACGTCTTCGCCAAGACCGGGACGGTGACCTACGAGCCCACCTTCACCCAGCACGGGTTCCGCTACATCGAGATCACCGGGGTGAGCAAGGCTCCCGCGCTCTCCGACGTCAAGGGTGTCGTGTGGGGGTCCGACCTCCCGTCCACCGGCGCGCTGAAGACCTCTGACACCATGCTGAACCAGTTGGTGAGCAACATCTCCTGGAGTCAGCGGGGCAACTTCCTCTCCATCCCCACCGACACCCCGGCCCGCGACGAACGCCTGGGATGGACGGGAGACATCAGCCTGTTCGCACCGACGGCCAACTACCTGGTCGACACCCGGGCGTTCCTGTCCCACTGGATGGCGGACGTCCGCAACTCCCAGTACGCCAACGGTGACCTGCCCGCGGTCGTACCGACCCCGCAGGGCCAGTTCGGCGACAGCGGTGTCGGCTGGTCCGACGTGATGATCACCGTGCCCTACTCCGTGTGGCGCTCCTACGACGACACCCGCATCCTGCGGGAGAACTACCCCGCCATGCAGAAGTTCTTCCAGTTCGTGCGCGACAGCGCCGGAGCGGACCTTCTCGAACCCGGCCGCACCACGTTCTTCACCAACGACTGGCTGCACCTGGACGACCCCACCGAGCAGGGAATCCTGGGCACGGCCTACTACGCCGAGAACGCCCGCATGATGGCGGAGATCGCCAAGGCCCTGGGCGACGACGCGGGTGCGTCCGACTACAGCAAGCTCTCCGCCGACATCCGTGACGCCTTCACCAAGGCCTACGTCGCAGCCGACGGCACCGTCAAGCGCAACTCGCAGACCGGATACGCGATGGCCCTCGGCATGGACCTCGTCTCGGACCCGGCCCTGGTCGAGAAGGTCGGCGAGAAGTTCGTGGCCAAACTGGCGCTCACCGACAACCACCTGCGGACCGGCTTCATCGGCACACCGCTGCTGCTCCCCGCGCTGAGCAAAATAGGCCGGGACGACCTCGCCTACAAGATGCTGCTCCACAAGGACTACCCGTCCTGGGGCTACGAGGTCGCCAACGGTGCCACCACCATGTGGGAGCGCTGGAACTCGATCATGCCCAACGGCGACTTCGGCCCGGTCGACATGAACTCCTTCAACCACTACGCCTACGGCGCCGTGGGCGACTGGATGTTCCAGAACATCGGTGGCCTCTCCGCGATCGAGCCCGGTTACAAGCGCTCCCGCATCGCGCCGATGCCCGGCGGAAACCTGACCAAAGGCTCAGGAAGCCTCGCCACCGTCTACGGCCCTCTCTCCTCGAAGTGGAGCACCCGCAACGGCACTCTCGACCTGAAGGTGAGCGTGCCGGTCAACACCGTCGCGGAGGTTCACGTGCCGTCGAAGACCCGCGAAGCGGTCACCGAGGGCGGCCGACCGGCCGCCGCCGCCAAGGGAGTCCGATTCCTCCGGATGGAGAACGGGGCCGCCGTGTTCGAGGTCGGGTCGGGCTCCTACCGCTTCGGCGTCCGCGGCGGCGACACCAAGGAGGCCACCGGGTAA